In the Magnetospira sp. QH-2 genome, one interval contains:
- a CDS encoding DUF58 domain-containing protein codes for MTDPLSPAIHRQAAHLGEELPPLLAAATRIADGVRAGLHGRRRAGPGESFWQYRPYQSGDSARRIDWRRSARSDDLFIREKEWQAAQTVLMWCDGSPSMDYRSTRNLPSKRERAGVLCLALALLLARGGERVGLLGEGEPTGGSRETLSQMALALDHGGPAMGDPRVRAGVMSHARVLLFGDLLTDPETLTRDLTELARRGGCGHLVVIRDPAEASLPFDGRYRVSGPENEGTLRVGRIQSLRPDYQTAVADQRATVEALVRDLGWTLTWHHTDRPVEPILLALYENLAAVPC; via the coding sequence ATGACCGATCCTCTCTCTCCCGCCATTCACCGTCAGGCCGCCCATCTGGGCGAGGAACTGCCACCATTGCTGGCGGCGGCGACCCGCATTGCCGATGGAGTTCGGGCGGGCTTGCACGGACGGCGGCGAGCCGGGCCCGGGGAATCCTTTTGGCAATACCGCCCCTATCAGTCCGGGGATTCGGCTCGACGGATCGATTGGCGGCGCTCGGCCCGTTCCGATGATCTGTTCATCCGTGAAAAGGAATGGCAGGCCGCGCAGACGGTGCTCATGTGGTGCGACGGGTCGCCCTCCATGGACTATCGCTCGACCCGAAATCTGCCCAGCAAGCGGGAACGGGCGGGGGTGCTCTGCCTGGCCCTGGCCCTGCTTTTGGCACGCGGTGGCGAGCGGGTGGGGCTGTTGGGAGAGGGCGAGCCTACCGGCGGCAGCCGCGAGACCCTGAGCCAGATGGCCCTGGCCTTGGATCACGGCGGTCCCGCCATGGGCGACCCCCGGGTACGGGCCGGGGTGATGTCCCACGCGCGAGTCTTGCTGTTTGGCGACCTGTTGACCGATCCCGAGACCCTGACCCGCGACTTGACCGAACTGGCGCGGCGCGGCGGTTGCGGCCATCTTGTCGTGATCCGTGATCCGGCGGAAGCTTCTTTGCCTTTCGATGGGCGTTATCGGGTCAGCGGCCCGGAGAACGAGGGCACCCTGCGTGTTGGTCGCATCCAGAGCCTGCGTCCCGACTACCAGACAGCGGTGGCCGACCAGCGCGCCACGGTGGAGGCCCTGGTGCGGGACCTGGGCTGGACGCTGACCTGGCATCATACGGACCGACCGGTGGAGCCGATCCTGCTGGCGCTGTACGAGAATTTGGCGGCGGTACCGTGCTGA